The Merismopedia glauca CCAP 1448/3 DNA window TCTCTGTGACAAGGAAGCCAACGCAGCCATAAAAGTTGTTTTTCCAGCACCTCGATCCCCAATAATTCGGATACTATTATCATCATGCTTATTTTTCAGCATATTATTTTGATTACTTATTTTGTCAAGCAACTGTTGATTATGAGTAACTGATGAAGTTTTTTCTAGAATTTCATTATTCGTAACAGATTCGCTAACTTTATTTACTTGTAAAGTAAAATTATCTAGCTTATTTTTTAAATCGTTGCGAGAAAAAAGATAATATCTAATTCGTTTATTTTGACTTGGCAAATATCTTGGTAGATGTCCTTGAGGAGCATCTAAACTAAAAGTATGTTCGCTCCACTTTAACCATTCATTTTTATCTTTTATATACCAGCCTACATGCTCACCAAATTTATTATAAATTTCAGCATCATAGTATCTAGGTTGACCACCAACGCTTAACCATATTTGCTTTTGTACACTAAATCCAAATCGTCCGTTGCTATATTTAAACCAAAGCTCGTCAATAGTTTGTAAATCTTTAGAGGGAAATCTTTGCATATCAACCTCATCAAGCCAATCTCTCTCCTCGTGTCCAGATGCTTGAATCATTACCCTTGCTGTTTCTTCATCAGCTTCTTTCCATTTCTCGGCTGCTAGTAAGTCACTTAATCGAGTGTAGTCAATTCCTTCGTCTGAAAGCAGCTTAAATTTAGTTTCCAGTAAATCAGCAAACTTTGCATACTCCCCGCCCAAACGCCTCAGCACCTGAGCCGTAACCGTCGCCAAATAACCAACATCCCTACTAACCTCACTATCCCTAACTTGTTGCGGATTCCTCAAAACAGCAGCAAAATCCTCTAACGACAACCCTGCTTTCTTCGCTACATATTTCGACACCTCATCCACTACATTCAGCACATATCCTGAAGGAACGGAATCAACTAATAATTCCCGTACCCCATTGATAAACTCGTACCGAACGTAATTAGGATTAGTCTCGGCATTAATTTCAGATAGTGGCTTTAACAATCCTCCTAAAAACACCTCAGCTACATGAACTTGTTGAGATTCTTTTAACAGGGCTTCTTGAATCAAACGCACCACGGGTAAACTAATTACAGGTGCAGCCGCCAACAATCCCGCCAATTTACGCGCCATTGGAGAAGCTGTCACCCGAAACGCCTGGACGCGCTGTTCTGCATTCAGTTGACCGTAATCCAGATTTAATAATTCCCTCCCTTGGCTAACAGGAGGTGGATCTAACTTAAATAAATATCCCGATGTCCAAATACTGCCCTTTCCTGACAACATTTGCGCCCAAGTTGCTACCTTATCCGCTTCTAAAGTAAATACAGGAACTTTAACCCCTCGCGTCTCCTCCAGTTCGTCCCACAATGACACTTCTTTAGCGATTAACTTCTGGTTAAACTCCCCAGGATTCAACCCCTGCAACCGCACTTCTGAAGCCCTGCCTAAAGCCGTTCTCTTCCACAACCATTTGGGAAGCATCTGGACAATTGCCAATGAACCTTGTTTTGCCCAGAGTTCTAAGGTAGCCGTCACTTTTCCATTGCGCCACAGGGATGACACGCAATCGCTCACTACCAACACCAAACGCCGACCACTGGGGTCAATTAATTCCTTGGGACTGCGAGGAGTTTGATTTTTAGCTGCTGCACCGATACCGCGACGAATCTGCACTCGTTCGTTTTCATCTGCAATCAGTCCCCATACCCGCACATCTCGGAAAATGCCATAGTTTTTCAGCAGCCGTTCCAATTCCCTAATGGTGTGTCTCCAAATCTGCATGGAGATTCCCTCGTCCACCACTAATTCCAAATCCAACCAAGGTTCTAAGGTGGGTCTTAAAACGGGCAGCCACAGCCCTTCATCGGCAATTCGTTGGGTGGTAGCCGCTTCATCTAACACCAAGGTTGTACCGGAGGGAATACGGCGCATTAAGGGTTTTAACGCCCGTGCTAAGGTTAGAGGTTCGCGTAAAGAAGGGGCATCGGGGACTTTAAAGGACAATTCCGACCCGACAAGGTTTTGCCCTTGATTTCGAGGGTAAATACCCGCTTTGGGTTTCTCGAATTGCTTATTGTCCGATCCTACCCCTGCATCTGAGGCATTTTGAGGTAATTGTTGAGATATTTCTGGTTCTAACGGTTTAATGGGGGCGATGGGAAGATCGTTGTTTAACTCTGGTGTAGCAGTTGACTCAGATTGAGATTCTGGCATTTGCAGCGCCAGCCAAATCGTATCAGCAATTTCCTCGGCTGACATTTCTACTTCTTGACTCAACGCTGCAATTAAGCGATCGATCATCTATCCTCCGCGCTGGTTAAGTATTTCATCAACACCTCAACCAAGTCCTTTTCATCTCCTGCTTCCGGTTTAAACTCGCGAGTGACGATATAAATCGCATTCAGGAGTTGGTCTGTTGCCAAGTCGCCCCCTGGTCGTAATTGTATAAACTTCTCGATTAATTGCTCTATTTTCGCTTTATCCTGTGTCACCACATCATTACCTAAATGTGCCTTGACAATATCCTTCAAAGCCTTGGCATCGGGTTCGTAGGGCATATTTAAGCGCAGACAACGCCTGAGAAAAGCAGGAGGGAAATCTCGTTCGCCGTTGTTAGTCAACACTATAAGGGGAAAATTATGACAGCGCACTCGCCCGTTAATAATGGGAACATCGATGCCATCATAGGTGCGAACCTCTACCCGATTCACTTCTTTAGCAATCCGAGATAATTCCGGTATTTCAAACTCTCCTTCTTCAA harbors:
- a CDS encoding GUN4 domain-containing protein — its product is MIDRLIAALSQEVEMSAEEIADTIWLALQMPESQSESTATPELNNDLPIAPIKPLEPEISQQLPQNASDAGVGSDNKQFEKPKAGIYPRNQGQNLVGSELSFKVPDAPSLREPLTLARALKPLMRRIPSGTTLVLDEAATTQRIADEGLWLPVLRPTLEPWLDLELVVDEGISMQIWRHTIRELERLLKNYGIFRDVRVWGLIADENERVQIRRGIGAAAKNQTPRSPKELIDPSGRRLVLVVSDCVSSLWRNGKVTATLELWAKQGSLAIVQMLPKWLWKRTALGRASEVRLQGLNPGEFNQKLIAKEVSLWDELEETRGVKVPVFTLEADKVATWAQMLSGKGSIWTSGYLFKLDPPPVSQGRELLNLDYGQLNAEQRVQAFRVTASPMARKLAGLLAAAPVISLPVVRLIQEALLKESQQVHVAEVFLGGLLKPLSEINAETNPNYVRYEFINGVRELLVDSVPSGYVLNVVDEVSKYVAKKAGLSLEDFAAVLRNPQQVRDSEVSRDVGYLATVTAQVLRRLGGEYAKFADLLETKFKLLSDEGIDYTRLSDLLAAEKWKEADEETARVMIQASGHEERDWLDEVDMQRFPSKDLQTIDELWFKYSNGRFGFSVQKQIWLSVGGQPRYYDAEIYNKFGEHVGWYIKDKNEWLKWSEHTFSLDAPQGHLPRYLPSQNKRIRYYLFSRNDLKNKLDNFTLQVNKVSESVTNNEILEKTSSVTHNQQLLDKISNQNNMLKNKHDDNSIRIIGDRGAGKTTFMAALASLSQRNSDIPFQVFPQNIESQRLLSDAENILKQGLPLPQTYVDVLVDLPFCSFKILLKPSLVIQPLSAIRGENIEMNVSLQEYPGELFEDLRNHRQDSRLYDEYLDDCATVSKLLFLIDGNTRNDRGYTESFISLSKEIVQRLDNKKERLSQYRIAVVISKYEEPLLWNHRHKVQELMALKFPNTKNYFQRWSQSWKCKIAYFACSSFGVMGKPPRPNFTFVRTDERGTIGVLDNPAEWKPFGLLAPIYWLHTGRNDPRLQQ